From Ascaphus truei isolate aAscTru1 chromosome 20, aAscTru1.hap1, whole genome shotgun sequence, one genomic window encodes:
- the LOC142471310 gene encoding olfactory receptor 6B1-like codes for MLGNNQTIITEFLLLGFQNIQSFKILLFTLFLITYIITLSSNLLIIILVSTSHQLHSPMYFFLAHLSLSDIVFTMVIVPNMLRLIWGEGGIMSVTDCVSQFHFFASSVATECLLLTVMSYDRYLAICHPLHYTTIMDLKLRLQLALWSWFLGFMVTILIIIPISLLQFCGPNVIDHFFCDFAPLVKHSCSDTYFIEIEGFLLSAPVALFPFAFIIGTYVCIFLTILRIPSTTGRHKAFSTCSSHITVVCTYYGTLITIYVIPSRGHSFNINKVLSLLYTVVTPFFNPIIYCLRNREIGEAFRRRFHH; via the coding sequence ATGCTTGGGAACAATCAAACAATTATCACTGAATTCTTGCTTCTTGGATTCCAGAATATTCAAAGCTTCAAGATTTTACTCTTCACTCTGTTCCTCATAACTTACATTATAACCTTAAGTAGTAATCTCCTGATCATTATATTGGTGTCAACCAGTCACCAACTCCACTCTCCCATGTACTTCTTCCTTGCCCACTTGTCCTTATCTGACATCGTGTTCACTATGGTTATTGTCCCCAACATGCTACGCCTCATATGGGGTGAAGGTGGCATCATGTCTGTTACTGACTGTGTCAGTCAATTTCACTTCTTTGCTTCCTCCGTGGCTACAGAGTGTCTCCTTCTCACAGTGATGTCCTACGACCGATACCTGGCCATCTGTCACCCATTGCATTACACCACCATTATGGACCTCAAGCTTCGCCTCCAGTTGGCGCTCTGGTCTTGGTTCCTAGGATTTATGGTGACAATACTCATAATTATTCCAATCAGTCTGTTACAGTTCTGTGGCCCCAATGTCATTGATCATTTCTTCTGTGATTTTGCACCTCTTGTAAAACACTCTTGCTCAGACACCTACTTTATAGAAATTGAAGGATTTTTGCTATCTGCCCCTGTAGCCCTCTTTCCATTTGCATTTATCATTGGGACCTACGTATGTATTTTCCTTACCATCCTCAGGAtcccctccaccactgggaggcACAAAGCCTTCTCCACCTGTAGCTCTCACATCACAGTTGTTTGCACATATTATGGGACATTGATTACTATCTATGTTATTCCATCCAGAGGACACTCATTTAACATAAATAAGGTCCTATCTCTTCTGTACACTGTGGTGACTCCCTTCTTCAACCCCATCATATACTGCCTGAGGAATCGGGAGATTGGGGAAGCTTTTAGGAGAAGGTTTCACCATTAA